Proteins encoded within one genomic window of Bombus terrestris chromosome 11, iyBomTerr1.2, whole genome shotgun sequence:
- the LOC100647111 gene encoding coiled-coil-helix-coiled-coil-helix domain-containing protein 10, mitochondrial, which translates to MPRRGRAANPPPRTVRRASAPVATAPAHPPASTPMVAQPQQPSLMGQMAATAGGVAIGSAVGHTIGHAVTGLFSGGSSEAAAAPASVAPAAVQSAPVSAPAGGACAWEVKQFLECAQNQSDLSLCEGFNEALRQCKASNNLI; encoded by the exons ATGCCACGACGTGGACGAGCAGCAAATCCTCCTCCGAGGAC gGTTAGGAGAGCCTCAGCTCCAGTTGCAACCGCTCCAGCACATCCTCCTGCATCAACACCAATGGTAGCTCAACCTCAGCAGCCATCCCTCATGGGACAAATGGCTGCCACTGCTGGAGGTGTAGCAATTGGTTCTGCTGTTGGTCATACTATTGGACATGCTGTGACTGGCCTCTTCAGTGGAGGTTCCAGTGAGGCTGCTGCTGCACCAGCAAGTGTAGCACCTGCTGCAGTACAAAGTGCACCAGTTTCTGCACCTGCTGGTGGTGCTTGCGCTTGGGAAGTCAAACAATTCTTAGAATGTGCTCAAAATCAATCAGATCTTTCATTGTGCGAAGGCTTTAATGAGGCTCTTCGTCAGTGCAAGGCATCTAACA aTTTAATTTAA